In Geminocystis sp. NIES-3708, a single window of DNA contains:
- the hisH gene encoding imidazole glycerol phosphate synthase subunit HisH, translating into MTIIAVIDYDMGNLHSACKGLEKAGATPKITDSPMEIAKADGVVLPGVGSFDPAMQHLKERDLVESIKLAVKSGKPFLGICLGLQILFEASEEGKEEGLGIIQGKVKRFQSEPNLTIPHMGWNALNFIQNNHPLWKNLPASPYLYFVHSYYVAPIDSNIISAQVTHGSQKVTAAIAQNNLMAVQFHPEKSSDYGLQILTNFVELVST; encoded by the coding sequence ATGACTATTATTGCTGTAATTGATTATGATATGGGAAACTTACACTCAGCTTGTAAGGGTTTAGAAAAAGCAGGTGCAACCCCAAAAATTACCGATTCTCCGATGGAAATAGCCAAAGCAGATGGAGTAGTTTTACCCGGGGTAGGTTCATTTGATCCTGCAATGCAACATCTGAAAGAAAGAGATTTAGTTGAGTCTATCAAATTAGCGGTAAAAAGTGGCAAACCTTTTTTGGGAATTTGTTTAGGATTACAAATTTTATTTGAGGCTTCTGAGGAAGGAAAAGAAGAAGGTTTAGGCATTATTCAAGGCAAAGTCAAGCGTTTTCAATCTGAGCCTAATTTAACTATTCCTCACATGGGTTGGAATGCCCTGAATTTTATCCAAAATAATCACCCTCTGTGGAAAAATCTTCCTGCGTCTCCTTATCTTTATTTTGTTCATTCTTATTATGTCGCTCCCATAGATTCTAATATAATTTCTGCACAAGTTACCCATGGCTCACAAAAAGTAACTGCAGCCATTGCTCAAAATAATTTAATGGCAGTACAATTTCACCCGGAAAAATCATCAGATTATGGTTTACAAATCTTAACTAACTTTGTTGAATTAGTCTCAACCTGA
- a CDS encoding dihem cytochrome c family protein, protein MSKKRLITVIIGFIISCSVILGWGASHNIYSMAQNTKSVDKATGNFKIGKDLYLENCAACHIPIPPAVLPQETWQTILENPGNHYGVKVEGLTGFTQRLMWLYLQGYSRQLLKDEVKPKFIAQSRYFFALHPQVDLPSPITINTCIQCHSQATKFDYRE, encoded by the coding sequence ATGTCAAAAAAACGCTTAATAACGGTAATTATAGGCTTTATTATTAGCTGTAGTGTTATTTTAGGATGGGGTGCATCCCATAATATTTATTCCATGGCACAAAATACAAAATCTGTAGATAAAGCCACAGGTAATTTTAAAATAGGAAAAGACTTATATTTAGAAAACTGTGCCGCTTGTCATATTCCCATTCCTCCAGCCGTGCTACCACAGGAAACATGGCAAACAATTTTAGAAAATCCCGGTAATCACTATGGCGTAAAAGTAGAAGGATTAACAGGTTTTACTCAACGATTAATGTGGTTATATTTACAGGGCTATTCAAGGCAGTTATTAAAAGATGAAGTTAAGCCAAAATTTATTGCCCAATCTCGTTATTTTTTCGCACTTCATCCTCAGGTAGATTTACCTTCTCCTATTACAATTAATACTTGCATTCAGTGTCATTCTCAAGCTACAAAGTTTGATTATCGTGAATAG
- a CDS encoding DUF1816 domain-containing protein — protein sequence MKELLIRILDVFGLACWLEINTDNPRCTYYFGPFLTPKEAILEQDGYIEDLTQEGAKTIVVVVKRCKPRDLTIFDELGESKSFSGILTISTHSSINL from the coding sequence ATGAAGGAATTATTAATCAGAATTTTAGATGTATTTGGACTTGCTTGTTGGTTAGAAATTAACACAGACAACCCTAGGTGTACTTATTATTTTGGTCCTTTTCTTACTCCAAAAGAAGCTATTTTAGAACAAGATGGTTATATTGAAGATTTAACCCAAGAAGGTGCTAAAACTATTGTTGTGGTGGTAAAACGGTGTAAGCCTAGAGATTTGACTATTTTTGATGAATTGGGGGAGTCTAAAAGTTTTTCAGGGATTTTAACGATTTCTACTCACTCATCTATTAACTTGTAA
- a CDS encoding pentapeptide repeat-containing protein, giving the protein MEVNEFIQRYTAGENDFTGAMLAGIDVVGGDLIGIVLRQANLQKANFTFCYLSRADFSGANLVESNFSGANLNQASLVDANLHRCEFHGAILQKADMRGAQLSLANLLDANLIEVDFRSADLSNANLKGACLRGSNMRQQKRGKPTNLQGANLDKTDLKYVDLQGINLKGASLVGANLSDANLRNGMLAGADLTQANLKGASLTDVDLTGAKLIGANLSNAKLERANLTDADLSNANLENATMPDVKLIRANLIQANMSFARLNRVDLSRANLYGAILRNASLMEVFFARTNLTSADFTNANLIGADLTSANITGVNFDSAIMPDGQVYH; this is encoded by the coding sequence ATGGAAGTTAACGAATTTATTCAACGTTATACCGCCGGAGAAAATGACTTTACTGGTGCAATGTTGGCAGGAATTGATGTAGTCGGAGGAGACTTGATTGGTATTGTTCTTCGTCAAGCAAATTTACAGAAAGCTAATTTTACTTTTTGTTATTTGAGTCGTGCAGATTTTAGTGGTGCAAACTTGGTGGAAAGCAATTTTAGTGGTGCAAATCTGAATCAAGCTAGTTTAGTGGATGCAAATCTTCATCGTTGTGAATTTCATGGGGCTATTTTACAAAAAGCAGATATGAGAGGGGCTCAATTAAGTTTAGCTAATTTATTAGATGCTAATTTAATTGAAGTAGATTTTCGTTCTGCGGACTTAAGCAATGCTAATTTAAAAGGAGCTTGTTTAAGAGGCTCTAATATGCGTCAACAAAAACGGGGTAAACCTACTAATTTACAAGGGGCAAATTTAGATAAAACCGATTTAAAATATGTAGATCTTCAGGGTATTAATTTAAAAGGTGCAAGTTTAGTGGGGGCAAATCTTTCAGATGCTAATTTACGTAATGGAATGTTAGCTGGTGCAGATTTAACTCAAGCTAATTTAAAAGGTGCTTCTTTGACGGATGTCGATTTAACAGGAGCAAAATTAATTGGGGCAAATCTCTCTAATGCTAAGTTAGAAAGGGCTAATTTAACCGATGCCGACTTAAGTAATGCTAATTTAGAAAATGCGACTATGCCCGATGTAAAATTAATTCGAGCTAATCTGATTCAAGCTAATATGAGCTTTGCTCGTCTTAATCGTGTAGATTTGAGTCGTGCTAATTTATATGGTGCTATTTTGCGCAATGCTTCTTTGATGGAAGTGTTTTTTGCTCGTACTAATTTAACCTCCGCTGATTTTACCAATGCTAATTTAATTGGTGCTGATTTAACCAGTGCTAATATTACTGGGGTTAATTTTGACAGTGCTATTATGCCTGATGGTCAAGTTTATCATTAA
- a CDS encoding cation-translocating P-type ATPase, with the protein MVSLNFTSISKTENTYVDNITLDISGMKCAGCVKSVEKQLTQHEGIISANVNLITAVASIEYELGIVKPETLAEKLTNLGFPTQVRLTDERLQNQQLIIQQKRLSQEKTQQYQLITAAFLLIFSTVGHLHHLGLHPWHWLTNIWFHWGLATASLLIPGKEILLNGWQGLWQRKPNMNSLVGMGVTAAYLTSCVALIFPELGWECFFDEPVMLLGFIFLGKVLESRVRNRALDSLESLLNLRPQFARLVSKNNPFQDQGLQIPAMQIKLQEWVRVLAGEQFPVDGVIVEGETTVDESLLTGESLPIFKTQGEKVCAGTINHSGMVIIEAVNAGRNTILNQIIATVEEAQTRKAPVQKLADTVSGYFTYTIIAIALFTFNFWYFWGTEIWSQILIQLDTTKTILSIKLAINVLVIACPCALGLATPTAILVGTTIGAENGLLIKGGDILEQVKNLKTIVFDKTGTLTQGYPEITDIISFDENNFTKNQILEIAGSLEIVANHPLAQSILKKAQQLELNTLITKELTNCVGKGVKGIVTILKSEDWFYLGNQSWLLEHETIINDKVTNKVENLQKEGKTVVYLAKNQQIIGLIALMDALRKEAKETVDKLQKMGLQIIMISGDQSEIAKNVALQLGIDTYYGEVTPTKKSDLIKQIQEKNPDKIVAMIGDGINDAPAMTTAQFSIAMPKGAQVAIKTAGIILTRDKLTDVITAINLSQMTLRKIKQNLFWAFSYNFIAIPIAGGCLLVNYHILLNPAIAGALMALSSIFVVSNSLLLKSQFQQYQKQKFT; encoded by the coding sequence ATGGTTTCTTTAAATTTCACTTCTATTTCCAAAACTGAGAACACTTATGTAGATAATATCACATTAGATATAAGTGGGATGAAATGTGCAGGGTGTGTTAAATCAGTAGAAAAACAATTAACTCAACACGAAGGAATTATTTCCGCTAATGTTAATCTGATTACAGCAGTAGCTTCTATAGAATATGAGTTAGGGATAGTTAAACCAGAAACTTTAGCTGAAAAACTTACTAATTTAGGATTTCCTACTCAAGTTAGGTTAACTGATGAGAGGTTACAAAATCAACAACTAATTATTCAGCAAAAAAGATTATCTCAAGAAAAAACTCAACAATATCAACTAATTACTGCCGCTTTTCTACTTATTTTTTCTACTGTTGGGCATTTACATCATCTCGGTTTACATCCTTGGCATTGGTTAACTAATATCTGGTTTCATTGGGGTTTAGCTACTGCTAGTTTATTGATTCCGGGAAAGGAAATTTTACTTAACGGTTGGCAGGGTTTGTGGCAAAGAAAACCCAATATGAATAGTTTAGTAGGTATGGGAGTAACGGCGGCTTATCTCACCAGTTGTGTGGCTTTGATTTTTCCGGAATTAGGTTGGGAGTGTTTTTTTGATGAGCCTGTTATGCTACTAGGATTTATCTTTTTAGGTAAAGTTTTGGAGTCTAGGGTAAGAAATAGAGCACTTGATTCTTTAGAAAGTTTACTGAATTTACGCCCTCAATTTGCCCGTTTAGTCTCAAAAAATAATCCTTTTCAAGATCAAGGTTTACAAATTCCGGCTATGCAAATTAAACTTCAAGAATGGGTGAGAGTCTTGGCTGGGGAGCAATTTCCTGTTGATGGTGTGATTGTCGAGGGAGAAACTACCGTTGATGAATCTTTATTGACGGGGGAATCTTTGCCTATTTTCAAAACTCAAGGAGAAAAAGTTTGTGCTGGTACAATTAACCATTCTGGTATGGTGATTATTGAGGCGGTAAATGCCGGTAGAAATACGATTCTTAATCAGATTATTGCTACGGTAGAAGAAGCCCAAACTCGTAAAGCTCCTGTGCAAAAATTAGCGGACACAGTTTCAGGTTATTTTACTTATACTATCATAGCAATCGCTTTATTTACTTTTAATTTTTGGTACTTTTGGGGAACAGAAATCTGGTCACAAATTTTAATACAATTAGATACAACGAAGACTATTCTTAGCATCAAATTAGCTATTAATGTTTTAGTTATAGCTTGTCCTTGTGCTTTAGGTTTAGCAACGCCCACCGCAATTTTAGTCGGTACAACTATTGGGGCTGAAAATGGTTTATTAATTAAAGGAGGTGATATTTTAGAACAAGTTAAAAATCTGAAAACGATTGTTTTTGATAAAACAGGAACTTTGACTCAAGGATACCCTGAAATCACTGATATAATAAGTTTTGATGAAAATAATTTTACTAAAAATCAAATTTTGGAAATTGCTGGAAGTTTAGAAATAGTAGCTAATCATCCTCTTGCCCAAAGTATTCTTAAAAAAGCTCAACAATTAGAATTAAATACTCTTATAACCAAAGAATTAACTAATTGTGTTGGCAAAGGTGTTAAAGGAATCGTCACCATCTTAAAATCAGAAGATTGGTTTTATTTAGGTAATCAGTCATGGTTATTAGAGCATGAAACGATAATAAACGATAAAGTGACCAACAAAGTGGAAAATTTGCAAAAAGAAGGTAAAACTGTCGTTTATTTAGCCAAGAATCAACAAATTATCGGTTTAATTGCTTTAATGGATGCTTTAAGAAAAGAAGCCAAAGAAACTGTGGATAAATTACAAAAAATGGGGTTACAAATAATTATGATAAGCGGAGATCAATCAGAAATTGCGAAAAATGTTGCCCTTCAACTAGGCATCGATACTTATTATGGAGAAGTGACTCCCACCAAAAAAAGTGATTTAATTAAACAAATTCAAGAAAAAAATCCTGATAAAATAGTTGCTATGATCGGTGATGGAATTAACGATGCACCGGCTATGACAACTGCCCAATTTTCTATAGCTATGCCTAAAGGAGCACAAGTCGCCATTAAAACGGCTGGAATTATCCTTACTAGAGATAAATTAACGGATGTCATCACTGCCATTAATTTAAGTCAAATGACGTTGAGGAAAATTAAACAAAATCTATTTTGGGCTTTCAGTTATAATTTTATTGCTATTCCTATTGCTGGGGGATGTTTATTAGTTAACTATCATATTTTATTAAACCCTGCCATCGCTGGGGCTTTAATGGCATTAAGTTCTATTTTCGTTGTTAGTAATTCTCTTTTACTAAAATCTCAATTTCAACAATACCAAAAACAAAAATTTACATAA
- the rlmB gene encoding 23S rRNA (guanosine(2251)-2'-O)-methyltransferase RlmB, which translates to MKSKTFSKPFNKKENNPHRHISPKKEFIASENEIENDSPDLIYGCYPVLAALENNHQLNRLYIISKLLYDPRFETFLPQVKANGTVIDVVDNNRLNQITNSANHQGVAATVAPYEYLELPALITQAKADSDNPVIIIADGINDPHNLGAIIRTAEALGMQGLIIPQRRAVGITSTVKKVAAGALEYFSVARVVNLQNAIAELKEAGFWIYGTIADSGNVLHKTKLEGAIGLVIGSEEKGISQSTAKSCDFLMSIPMKGKTPSLNASVATAICLYEVSRQQLLNNSK; encoded by the coding sequence ATGAAATCCAAAACTTTTTCCAAACCCTTCAACAAGAAAGAAAACAATCCCCATCGTCACATCTCTCCAAAAAAAGAATTTATCGCATCAGAAAATGAGATAGAAAATGATTCTCCAGATTTAATTTATGGTTGTTATCCTGTTTTAGCCGCATTAGAAAATAACCATCAATTAAATCGCCTTTATATTATCAGTAAACTTCTTTATGATCCACGCTTTGAAACATTTTTACCTCAAGTAAAAGCTAATGGTACAGTTATTGATGTAGTTGACAATAATCGTCTAAATCAAATCACTAATTCGGCTAATCATCAAGGAGTTGCGGCTACTGTCGCCCCTTATGAATATTTAGAATTACCTGCATTAATTACTCAAGCAAAAGCGGATAGTGATAATCCTGTAATCATTATTGCTGATGGGATCAATGATCCCCATAACTTAGGCGCCATTATTCGTACAGCCGAGGCTTTAGGTATGCAAGGTTTAATTATACCTCAACGTAGAGCTGTTGGTATTACTTCAACGGTAAAAAAAGTTGCAGCGGGGGCTTTGGAATATTTCTCTGTAGCAAGAGTTGTTAATTTACAAAATGCGATCGCAGAATTAAAAGAAGCGGGTTTTTGGATTTATGGCACAATAGCCGATAGCGGTAATGTTTTACACAAAACTAAATTGGAAGGTGCAATAGGATTAGTGATAGGCTCGGAAGAAAAAGGGATTAGTCAATCAACGGCAAAATCCTGTGATTTCTTGATGTCGATTCCCATGAAAGGAAAAACCCCCAGTCTGAATGCTTCAGTGGCAACGGCGATTTGTCTTTATGAAGTATCTCGTCAGCAATTGTTAAATAATTCCAAGTAA
- the crtA gene encoding cyanoexosortase A — MNIEKLNKLSLTRSYGFWMWVILSTLVIINLTIFWKMGNVAHAGMSALFWLAIYSMLWDKRQELIFKKQLIPSILGILLIGWTLFVSKSIPTEKENNLLSIAPFIFSVGVSLIAAGFYGLKQFKAELLIIFFLGIPRVILQSFLNISPLTAKVSSFFLHYLGFNVILDGVFIHLEKGSVKVYEGCSGIESITYVLGLSVICLIMFPISKKYRYFVPFVAILTGFFVNAVRVVLMSILVAIGEKKAFVYWHEGEGSLVFGMIAVMTFGLFYWYLMNQTEKKLECLPREQNFFNSDFF, encoded by the coding sequence ATGAATATAGAAAAATTGAATAAATTATCATTGACAAGAAGTTACGGTTTTTGGATGTGGGTAATTTTGTCAACCTTAGTGATCATAAATTTGACCATTTTCTGGAAAATGGGGAATGTTGCCCATGCGGGAATGAGTGCTTTATTTTGGTTAGCAATTTATTCAATGTTATGGGATAAACGGCAAGAATTAATCTTCAAAAAACAACTTATACCTAGTATTTTAGGCATTTTATTGATTGGATGGACTTTATTTGTTAGTAAATCTATTCCCACAGAAAAAGAAAATAATCTTTTAAGTATTGCACCTTTTATTTTTTCTGTAGGTGTAAGTTTAATTGCGGCGGGTTTTTATGGATTAAAACAATTTAAAGCAGAATTATTAATTATTTTTTTCTTAGGTATTCCTAGGGTAATTTTACAATCTTTTTTAAATATTTCTCCTCTAACTGCAAAAGTATCTTCTTTTTTCCTCCATTATTTAGGTTTTAATGTCATTTTAGATGGTGTTTTTATTCATTTAGAAAAAGGTAGCGTTAAAGTTTATGAAGGTTGTTCGGGTATTGAATCAATTACTTATGTACTAGGTTTATCTGTCATCTGCTTAATTATGTTTCCTATTTCTAAAAAATATCGATATTTTGTCCCTTTTGTCGCCATTCTGACAGGATTTTTTGTCAATGCAGTGCGAGTAGTTTTGATGTCAATTTTAGTAGCAATAGGTGAAAAAAAGGCTTTTGTCTATTGGCATGAGGGAGAGGGCTCATTAGTTTTTGGGATGATTGCAGTAATGACCTTCGGTTTATTTTACTGGTATTTGATGAATCAAACCGAAAAAAAACTAGAGTGTTTACCTAGGGAGCAAAATTTTTTTAATAGCGATTTTTTTTAA
- a CDS encoding FHA domain-containing protein yields MPKFPAQPHKAHILIVEDDKGRREMLLRKSKYSIGRAQQSDIRIHSPFVSRHHATMIRQFDDQGYTYYEIVDGDGNKNCSANGILVNGRKVNNQHLKNGDKVVFGPQVFIIYQHTQRDIFPSLPPDDPFDITLIDPAMMISELED; encoded by the coding sequence ATGCCAAAATTTCCAGCCCAACCCCATAAAGCTCACATTCTTATCGTCGAAGATGATAAAGGCAGACGAGAAATGCTTTTGAGAAAAAGTAAATATTCTATTGGCAGAGCTCAACAATCAGATATTAGAATTCATTCACCTTTTGTTTCTCGTCATCATGCTACTATGATTCGACAATTTGATGATCAAGGCTATACTTATTATGAAATTGTAGATGGTGATGGTAATAAAAACTGTAGTGCTAATGGCATTCTCGTTAACGGTAGAAAAGTCAATAATCAACACTTAAAGAATGGTGATAAAGTGGTTTTTGGTCCACAGGTTTTCATTATCTATCAACATACTCAACGGGATATTTTTCCTTCTTTACCTCCTGATGATCCTTTTGATATTACTTTAATTGATCCTGCTATGATGATCAGTGAATTAGAAGATTAA
- a CDS encoding late competence development ComFB family protein — MGINKIVDQALETGYLTPIMEAEVGKLCETSSELSMEEYMALDKLMGALLTGEVIAMPRKQFINVMEELVVSEVISRVAEIESTSNRLLDVGDISAYALNRLPPLYATTEEGANFQREKAKEELKNLINEQVERSISLYLDRPEFYPERQAITKSSDANSVFHQVTQLLQSHASNYESK; from the coding sequence ATGGGAATAAATAAAATTGTTGATCAAGCATTAGAAACTGGTTATCTGACTCCGATAATGGAAGCTGAAGTAGGGAAATTATGTGAGACTTCTTCCGAACTTTCTATGGAGGAATACATGGCGTTAGATAAACTTATGGGTGCATTATTAACTGGTGAAGTGATAGCGATGCCTCGAAAACAATTTATTAATGTGATGGAAGAATTGGTGGTTAGTGAAGTAATTTCCAGAGTTGCCGAAATTGAAAGCACCAGTAATCGATTACTAGATGTTGGAGATATTTCTGCTTATGCTTTAAATCGCCTACCTCCCCTTTATGCAACGACAGAAGAAGGTGCTAATTTTCAAAGGGAAAAAGCAAAAGAAGAATTAAAAAATTTAATCAATGAACAAGTAGAAAGATCTATTTCATTATATCTAGATCGCCCTGAATTTTATCCCGAAAGACAAGCAATTACTAAAAGTTCAGATGCTAACAGTGTATTTCATCAAGTAACTCAATTATTGCAGTCTCATGCTTCCAATTATGAGTCTAAATAG
- a CDS encoding MoxR family ATPase, with translation MREKITILKENLARTIVGKEDAIKLVLVALLSGGHALLEDVPGVGKTLLAKSLARSIHGKFQRIQCTPDLLPSDVTGTNIWNPSTREFEFLSGPAFANILLTDEINRATPRTQSSLLEVMEEKQITVDGVARFVPSPFFVIATQNPIEYQGTFPLPEAQMDRFAISLSLGYPSFEEELYMLEKQLNPTSVNELSPCISLDNVLELQKEVTKIRVAPEIQKYIINLITASRNDDEITLGVSPRGTVSLQKASQALAFLEGRDYVIPDDIKFLAPNVLSHRLIPAGGRNAKVIVARLLNTVTVEM, from the coding sequence ATGAGAGAAAAAATTACCATCCTCAAAGAAAATTTAGCTCGTACAATTGTAGGAAAAGAAGATGCAATTAAATTAGTCTTAGTTGCTTTATTGAGTGGTGGTCATGCGTTGCTAGAAGATGTTCCGGGGGTAGGAAAAACTTTATTAGCTAAATCTCTCGCCCGTTCTATTCATGGAAAATTCCAACGTATTCAATGTACTCCTGATTTATTACCCAGTGATGTTACAGGGACAAATATATGGAATCCTAGTACCAGAGAATTTGAGTTTTTATCTGGTCCTGCTTTTGCGAATATACTACTGACAGATGAAATTAATCGAGCTACACCCAGGACTCAATCATCTTTATTAGAAGTGATGGAAGAAAAACAAATTACCGTTGATGGTGTCGCTCGTTTTGTGCCTTCCCCCTTCTTCGTCATTGCCACCCAAAACCCTATTGAATATCAAGGAACATTTCCTCTACCAGAAGCACAAATGGATCGTTTTGCTATCTCTTTGAGTTTGGGTTATCCTTCTTTTGAAGAAGAATTATATATGTTAGAAAAACAATTAAATCCTACTTCTGTTAATGAACTTTCTCCTTGTATCTCCTTAGATAATGTTTTAGAACTGCAAAAAGAAGTTACTAAAATTAGAGTAGCCCCAGAAATACAAAAATATATTATTAACCTGATTACCGCTTCCCGAAATGATGATGAAATTACCTTAGGAGTTAGTCCTCGTGGCACTGTTTCTCTACAAAAAGCCAGTCAAGCATTAGCATTTTTAGAAGGAAGAGATTATGTGATTCCCGATGACATTAAATTTTTAGCACCCAATGTATTGTCTCATCGCTTGATCCCCGCCGGTGGAAGAAATGCTAAGGTAATAGTAGCTCGTTTACTAAATACTGTGACAGTAGAAATGTAG